Proteins from a single region of Candidatus Dependentiae bacterium:
- the bamA gene encoding outer membrane protein assembly factor BamA has protein sequence MMPLKNLKFFFHTCMLIAVSGIFLQSAVNAQDQEKEESEKQDLNRVVRDGLTINDITISGNKHIKTEVILKRLPYQKGGVFDATKSSIAIHNIYGLGCFRQVKLEGEKLSKKSMNLHIIVEEKKLLDRFEFEGNKAVRTKTIKEKLNLEKMSAVDEETVRKIELGIIKLYKEENRHMVKISSRIQVNKDNPDKAAAIFTITEGPQSTVVRVFFKGNKKIPDRKLRSILFTRENWLFGFLDSAGTYQDDMLEMDKHRIEYFYRDHGYLMVKVPRADVEFSENKQDISVTFHIQEGEQFIVRSVRSPGDDIFTHDELAPLISIKEGEPYSQTKLVSSMNRLRDIWGEKGYIYADVYPQVKPDEESNEVDISFHADRGKKLYVNRINITGNSYTRDKVIRRQLDIIEGDLITSKKLNRSRSGVEYLSFFEREGVNWKIHRVSDELADLEMNVQEAKTGNFNFMLSYGSDRYAAKPSLRGSLTVSKANLFGLGYDVGGMVQSSWRRLQRIEANFTDPHIFDSDISGAYYFYKRWNELEEWRSVTPTPVEKVAGIDARFGFALPFIDKRLQLILDIGIENIKNNNPQPNPRFFGTQQQLDDFSLIVKRTFQRGTLFWLGLDLIKDTRNHQVYPSEGYRWAVTTKTAPPEFNSRYSFIKAELEASYYTSLIGTDYLVLALHGKGGAIRSPESGKIIPYKELFHMGGQTTVRGFVWGSIGPAWTTGDPIGAQNAVLFNMELVFPLIPDYSMKAHFFYDSGAGWNTPKSDIPDRSSIKRDKFDLRHAVGFGLNLLKPMPAKIDWGFKLDRKKKDGESPHEFHLSMNYAW, from the coding sequence TGGAGTTTTTGATGCTACAAAAAGTAGTATTGCCATTCATAATATCTATGGACTTGGGTGCTTTCGGCAAGTTAAACTTGAAGGCGAAAAGCTCAGCAAAAAAAGCATGAACCTTCATATTATTGTGGAAGAAAAGAAGCTTCTTGATCGGTTTGAGTTTGAGGGAAACAAGGCTGTTCGAACAAAAACTATCAAAGAAAAACTTAATCTTGAAAAAATGTCAGCAGTTGACGAAGAAACGGTCCGCAAGATAGAGCTTGGAATCATTAAGCTTTATAAAGAAGAAAATAGACACATGGTCAAAATTTCTTCGCGTATTCAAGTGAATAAAGATAATCCTGATAAAGCGGCTGCCATTTTTACTATTACAGAAGGTCCACAATCAACGGTTGTGCGTGTCTTTTTTAAAGGGAACAAAAAAATTCCAGATCGCAAGCTTCGTTCTATTTTATTTACGCGTGAAAATTGGCTCTTTGGTTTTTTAGATAGCGCAGGAACCTATCAAGACGACATGCTTGAAATGGATAAGCACCGCATTGAATATTTCTATCGCGATCACGGCTACTTGATGGTCAAGGTTCCGCGAGCAGATGTTGAGTTCTCTGAGAATAAGCAGGATATTTCGGTTACCTTTCATATTCAAGAGGGTGAGCAATTTATTGTGCGCAGTGTTCGATCTCCAGGCGACGATATTTTTACACACGATGAATTAGCTCCTCTTATTTCAATCAAAGAGGGTGAGCCCTACTCTCAAACCAAGCTGGTCAGCTCAATGAACCGCCTGCGGGATATATGGGGTGAGAAGGGTTATATTTATGCTGATGTTTATCCTCAGGTAAAGCCTGATGAAGAATCGAATGAAGTTGATATCTCTTTTCATGCTGATCGTGGCAAGAAGCTCTATGTGAATCGAATTAATATTACGGGAAATAGCTACACGCGAGACAAAGTAATTAGACGTCAGCTTGATATTATTGAGGGTGACTTGATTACTTCTAAGAAACTGAACCGCTCTCGCTCAGGTGTTGAATACTTAAGCTTTTTCGAGCGTGAGGGTGTAAACTGGAAAATTCATCGAGTTTCAGATGAGCTTGCAGACCTTGAGATGAATGTTCAAGAAGCAAAAACCGGCAACTTTAATTTTATGCTCAGTTATGGAAGCGATCGTTATGCCGCAAAGCCTTCATTACGTGGTTCGTTGACGGTAAGCAAAGCTAATCTTTTTGGTTTAGGCTACGACGTTGGTGGTATGGTTCAATCAAGTTGGCGTCGACTTCAGCGTATTGAAGCAAATTTTACCGATCCACACATTTTTGATAGTGACATCTCAGGTGCCTATTACTTTTACAAACGCTGGAATGAGCTTGAAGAATGGCGCAGCGTAACACCAACTCCCGTTGAAAAGGTTGCAGGAATCGACGCTCGCTTTGGATTTGCGTTACCATTTATTGATAAGCGCCTGCAGTTAATTCTTGATATAGGTATTGAAAATATTAAAAATAATAACCCGCAACCCAACCCGCGCTTTTTTGGCACACAACAGCAATTAGATGACTTTTCACTGATTGTAAAACGTACTTTCCAAAGAGGCACCTTGTTCTGGCTTGGCCTTGATTTGATTAAGGATACGCGTAATCACCAGGTATACCCAAGCGAAGGTTATCGTTGGGCAGTTACCACTAAAACTGCTCCACCTGAATTTAACTCACGCTATAGCTTTATTAAAGCTGAGCTTGAGGCGAGTTATTATACTTCATTAATTGGTACCGATTATCTCGTTCTTGCATTGCATGGAAAAGGTGGTGCTATTCGATCTCCAGAATCAGGAAAAATAATTCCATATAAAGAGCTTTTCCATATGGGCGGTCAGACAACAGTTCGTGGATTCGTTTGGGGCAGTATTGGACCAGCATGGACAACCGGCGACCCAATTGGTGCACAAAATGCGGTTCTCTTTAATATGGAGCTTGTGTTCCCCCTTATTCCTGACTATTCAATGAAGGCTCACTTCTTCTATGATTCAGGTGCCGGATGGAATACGCCAAAGTCGGATATTCCGGATCGCTCATCGATTAAGCGTGATAAATTTGATCTTCGTCATGCAGTTGGTTTTGGTTTGAACTTGCTTAAACCGATGCCGGCAAAGATTGATTGGGGCTTTAAACTTGATCGTAAAAAGAAGGATGGCGAGTCGCCACATGAGTTCCATTTGAGTATGAATTACGCTTGGTAA